The genomic DNA GTCAATAATATCTGAATCTCTTACCAGGTCATCATTGGTAAAATCAGAGCCCATCCAGGATTGAGCCATCATAGAGGAGGGCATTCTGGTGGTCCGGTCAATGCGGGGGTCATAGCTCCAGATGTCATTTTTCCGCATCAAAAAAGCGGATCCCCGGTCTCGGGAAGGTGCAGTTATCAAAATCATGGAATAATCTGTACCGATATGCCAGGAGCGCAGGCTGATTTCCCGCTCATAACGCGGACGGACGATCTTCATACTCATTTCAGCATAGCTCGATTCTCCACGCATTACATCTTCCATTTTGCGGAGAATTTCTGCGGCATCCTGTGCATGGACAACAGGCAGGCTAAATAAAATCAAGAAAAAAATTGTTAACTGTTTCATATCTATCATTTGAGTTTTGCAAAATTACAATTTGATTTATCATAAAAACATGACTTGTATCAGGTTTTTAATACAAGCTGTTTTATATTTGTTTTGATTGTTGTTCCTTTAATTCAATTATCCATTCCTGCATTTTATTGACAATCCACTGATAGGATATAGCTGCTTCCTCTATACTTTTTCCCAATTTATCATTTGCATTCCCTCTGATGTCATTGCCTTTTCTAAATAATGCAATCAATTTGCTGATTACAGCAATTCTTTCTTTTAAAATGTTTTCCACCGGTTGCAGCTTAAATCGGTAATAGGATTTTCTGTCTCCCGATTTGATGACTTTTTCTACAAAGCCGTTTTGCAAAAGCCATTTCAATGTCTGACTTGCAGAACCTTTGCTGATTGAAAGCCCTTCCTGAATATCCTGAAAAGAAACTTCATTTCGATTGTCAGACATCAGGTAGCCCAATACTTTACCGGCATTTCGTGCTACACCAATATACTCAAAGAACAAACCTGTTTCATTGATGAATTCGTCACGATTTTTATCCATTTTTCACAATTATTGATGCAAAATTACAAATAGTTTTTTAAGTTCAAAATAAAATGAACCTATTTGTATAATTTTTTTTGATATGCTACTAATTTAGTTATAAATGCTGAATGTGTTTAAAAATGATCTTTAATTTTTTTGTAGTAGCTCAACCTGTCCGTAGTGCCCTCACTACAGACAATTTACAAAAACAACATTAATCAATCAATAGCCCGAAATCAATTTTTTCAAGATTAAAAACCGCTATTTTCTTCTTTTTTCAGCTCTTTTAATAGCAGCGAGTAAGCTTTTGAAATTACAGAGGAGTAATTATTAGCCTCAACAGAAAAAGCAATTCCCCTAAGAGTTCATATTCACCAATATATTGAAATGGTAAACAAACACGACGTAAGAGCTTCTATTGACGTGCTTAAAACTGTGTGCAGGATATTTATACATTTGATTTTTCAATCTAAACGAACACCATATGTAGGAAGAAAAAAATAATGCATTAGTCAAAACATTTGAATTCAAGGATTTCAAAACGGCATTTGTTTTCATGACACAAGTGGCATTTCTGGCTGAAAAACATCAACATCATCCGGACTGGCAGAATGTGTACAACAAAGTTACCATCAAACTAAGTACACATGATGCCGGAGACATCGTCACCGAAAAAATTAAAAACTGGCTAAGGCTATTGATGGGATATAAAAAAAGGGTGCAAA from Chitinophagaceae bacterium includes the following:
- a CDS encoding outer membrane lipoprotein-sorting protein; translation: MKQLTIFFLILFSLPVVHAQDAAEILRKMEDVMRGESSYAEMSMKIVRPRYEREISLRSWHIGTDYSMILITAPSRDRGSAFLMRKNDIWSYDPRIDRTTRMPSSMMAQSWMGSDFTNDDLVRDSDIIDDYEHKVLRTEEYEGRECYVLELIPKPGTPIVWGKVLMWVTTDNYLQLRIEQYDQRDRLVNTLKLDEIKTFDGREVPSRFTVIPAGKENHRTILTYQKLEFDIDINESFFSQENMLRLD
- a CDS encoding MarR family transcriptional regulator, encoding MDKNRDEFINETGLFFEYIGVARNAGKVLGYLMSDNRNEVSFQDIQEGLSISKGSASQTLKWLLQNGFVEKVIKSGDRKSYYRFKLQPVENILKERIAVISKLIALFRKGNDIRGNANDKLGKSIEEAAISYQWIVNKMQEWIIELKEQQSKQI